Below is a window of Mucilaginibacter sp. PAMC 26640 DNA.
GTTTAATGACACGTGATGACCGTATGGTTGAGCGTAAGAAACCAGGTCGCAGAAAAGCACGTAAGAGATTCCAATTCAGTAAACGCTAAAATTTTAGGAGGACAACAACAATGGCAAGAACAACATATCAGGATTTACTGGATGCAGGTGTACACTTTGGTCACCTTACCCGCAAATGGGACCCGAAAATGTCACAATACATTTTTATGGAGCGCAACGGTATCCACATTATCGATTTAAATAAAACCTTATCTAAGGTTGAAGAAGCTGCTGCAGCTATAAAACAAATTGTAAAATCAGGCCGTAAGGTATTATTCGTAGCTACAAAGAAACAAGCGAAAGATATCGTAGCTGAACATGCAAAAATGGTAAACATGCCTTTCATTACCGAACGTTGGTTGGGTGGTATGTTAACTAACTTTGCTACTGTACGTAAGTCAATCAAAAAGATGTCAAACATCGACAAGTTGACTAAAGACGGTACTTACAGCAACCTTTCTAAAAAAGAAAGACTGATGATACAGCGTGAGCGTATCAAATTAGAAACTTTGTTAGGTGGTATCTCGGACCTTAACCGTTTACCGGCTGCATTGTTCCTGATCGACGTTAAGAAAGAGCACATCGCTGTTTCAGAAGCATTGAAATTAAACATCCCGACTTTCGCGATGGTTGATACCAACTCCGATCCTTCTAACATCGATTTCCCTATTCCTGCAAATGACGATGCTACCAAATCAATTTCATTGATCACTGGTATTATCATCAAAGCGATTGAAGAAGGTTTGGAAGAACGCAAACGCGATAAAGAAGACGAAACTGAAAAAGAAGCTGCTGCTGCTAAAGCAAAAGCTGATGCGCCTGAAGTAGCAGATCGTTCTGCTTCAACTGATGGTGGCAAAAGAAGAAGAACTGCAGATGTTACAGCAGAAACTGCTGAAAACGAAGCACCAGCTACTGATTCAACAGAGGAATAATAATATTTGGTTGTAAGGGTTGTAAGAGTTGTAAAGGTTTTTTCCTTGCAATTTTTACAACCTTTGTAACATCTACAACTTTTAAAAACTAATAAAATGTCTACAGTACAAATATCTGCATCTGATGTAAATAAACTGCGCCAGCAAACCGGTGCCGGCATGATGGATTGCAAAAAAGCTTTAACTGAAACTAACGGTGATTTTGAAGCTGCTATTGATTTTTTAAGAAAAAAAGGTGCTAAAGTTGCTGCAAGCCGCCAGGATCGCGAAAGCAATGAAGGTGTAGTAATTGCACGTACTTCAGAAGATTTCAAACGTGGTGTTGTGATCACTCTTAACTGCGAAACTGATTTCGTGGCTAAGAACGCTGAGTTCGTTGCTTTTGCAAACCAAATTGCCAACGCAGCAGTTGAAACCAACCCGGCAAGCATCGAAGAGCTTTACGCTTTAGATATTGATGTTGAAAATAGCCGTGTAAAAATTGGTGATGCGATCATTGATAAAACAGGTAAGATCGGCGAAAAGATCGGCGTATCTAAATACGAAGTGATTGAAGCTGAAAAAGTGGTTGCTTACATCCACGGTAACTACCGTTTAGGTGTATTGGTAGGTTTAAGCAAAAACGTTGAAGGTGCTGATGAAGCAGGTAAAGACGTTGCCATGCAGATTGCTGCCATGAACCCGGTTGCTATCGATAAAGACGGTGTTGACTCATCGGTTATCGAACGCGAAATGGAGATTGCAAAAGACGTTATCCGTGCAGAAGGTAAACCAGAAGCTATGGTTGAAAAGATCGCCGCTGGTAAACTGAATAAATTCTACAAAGATTCTACTTTATTAAACCAGGAGTTTGTAAAGGATTCATCTAAGAGTGTTAGCCAGTTCCTGGATAGCATTGATAAGGGCCTCACCGTTACCGCAT
It encodes the following:
- a CDS encoding elongation factor Ts, yielding MSTVQISASDVNKLRQQTGAGMMDCKKALTETNGDFEAAIDFLRKKGAKVAASRQDRESNEGVVIARTSEDFKRGVVITLNCETDFVAKNAEFVAFANQIANAAVETNPASIEELYALDIDVENSRVKIGDAIIDKTGKIGEKIGVSKYEVIEAEKVVAYIHGNYRLGVLVGLSKNVEGADEAGKDVAMQIAAMNPVAIDKDGVDSSVIEREMEIAKDVIRAEGKPEAMVEKIAAGKLNKFYKDSTLLNQEFVKDSSKSVSQFLDSIDKGLTVTAFKRVALGA
- a CDS encoding 30S ribosomal protein S2, with protein sequence MARTTYQDLLDAGVHFGHLTRKWDPKMSQYIFMERNGIHIIDLNKTLSKVEEAAAAIKQIVKSGRKVLFVATKKQAKDIVAEHAKMVNMPFITERWLGGMLTNFATVRKSIKKMSNIDKLTKDGTYSNLSKKERLMIQRERIKLETLLGGISDLNRLPAALFLIDVKKEHIAVSEALKLNIPTFAMVDTNSDPSNIDFPIPANDDATKSISLITGIIIKAIEEGLEERKRDKEDETEKEAAAAKAKADAPEVADRSASTDGGKRRRTADVTAETAENEAPATDSTEE